A region of the Stigmatopora nigra isolate UIUO_SnigA chromosome 10, RoL_Snig_1.1, whole genome shotgun sequence genome:
AGTGAGGCTGTGTCTCGTCAGATGGTAACGCTGACAAAACTTCATGTCACACATGGTGCAAGCATAAGGTTTCACACCTAAATGCAGAGTATTAACAGCATTAATTGGTGCCTCTGCCACAAAGAAACAGGAAATCTTGATGTATGTCATCCGGGCTAAATTGATGTCTGTGGTTAATAACCAATGTCATACCCTAACATTAGTTACATGGGCTAATAAGTAAGCATGAGCTAAATACGTGCTTGTATACCGGAGACTATTTTCTGATCAACTTGCATTACTATACAAGTCAGTCATGTCATTGGTGCTAATGTACTAAATCTGCACCATAAGCAATGTGCTAGAACACAGAAATTTAACAGATGTTGCAGTGTTCTAACAGTGTGGCTGTCTTAGGATTGGCAGGCGCATACCCATATGAGTGAGGCTGTGTCTCGCCAGGTGGTAGCGCTGAAAAAACCTCTTGTCACACATGGTGCAAGCGTACGGCTTCACCCCTATGCACACAAAGTACCAGCTTTAGCAAGGAAAAGACATGAATCAACTGCCGAAAATGATCGATGCTCAACTTTACTAATTGTTTAGTAAAGTTCGGTTGCACTCATCAGCGCTTAGTTTTCTGCAGAGATTCCACAGGTGAGGAAGGTCATCTGCCATTCCAATTGAACATGACTTTTCCCTATAGTAACCATGATTGCTAATTCTCAAGTCActcttcaaatttcaaaatgataaaagcaataaaaatcaTCTGGAGAAGAAAACAAACCAATCTGCAAACCTAGAACATGCAAATCCAAAGGAAGAATTGAGGTCCTAAATGGACACATTCCGCGAAGCACAGCTGTCAATAGCCAATAGGGGATTTcttgatttccttttttttttcttcattttttttttcgacgCTGATCGCAGGTTTGACAATTTTAGGCAGTTGGTAAACTATGCACAATATAACATCTGCATtgcaaaattaataaaattttaACACTGTATACAGCAGTAAAGGTATACCAACAAAGACTATTACAGCAATCTAATGACAAAACACTAGAAATGTTCTCATCAGTAATTCATTATCTACAAAAGTTATTTTGATGCCAAAAGGCAACTCCAGTATACATTTGAATGTGTGGGtgacatatttaatatttttttatgtaaccaaaatcaattattttatattcCTCACAATGATTAAATAGCAATTAAGATGGTGAAATACTTGTAGCAACCTTAGCTGATGTGAAAAATTATCAAAAACTAAAAGCCTATCTAGGAAACATTCTCTTCGGTAGTGGAACCCGGATTTACGAACACCACAATGCCCCAACTACTCAATTTAATAACCAAAGGAGATTACTTTTGTGTCCCATAGCAAATGTGTTTCATGCCAAATGGTGCAGCCATTCTCTGATTGCTTTTAGCTGCTCACTCTACTTTGCTCAGCAGACTACATACTACCACTACTTTATTTATCAAGTATTAGCATTTCAaaagttaaccaaaaaaaatcatttgcatATCAAGTTGTTGTCAAGAGAAGACAATGATGAAGTacagaataaaaatgtaatgtaaagtaACTGCTGGCTCAACAGACGTGCTAAATTTGAGGAGACCGCTTGTAAAGCACAACAAAAAATTATGTGTGCTGCAGTtggcttattttattttacatgcgTTACTGACCTATTTAGAATTGTACATTTTACTGTTTTATTGTTGATCATAATAGTTCTAAATGCATCAGAGGGACTTGTGacagtgtttgtgtgggtggtggtgggacatatttttttttagaaagcgGCTATTGAAGATTATTGAGAGATCATGTCTTGTTTGAAAATGTGTATTGAAAAGCCTTATATTGTCTTTAAAGTGTACAAAGATCTACTACACTGGGACTTTTGTCGAGTCTATAAcacattgttcattttttttaatgggaaaattcAATATAGAAATGTTTCCATTTCCAAACCCCATTCCAGAACTATTTCAGTTCGTAAATTGGGGTTCCACTGTATTAGGCAAGATTCTTTGTTGCcgcaataaaaaattaaaaaataataagttaagCATCATCCAAACTTCCTATTTTACATAAACAAAATAGGAAGGGAACTTACCTTTAGACTACTATACTATTTAAATTACACAGTTGAAATCAAACATTTTATGCCACATGGTGACAGTCACAATTCTAAAGCAACGGCATGACAAAGAGTGTGACCTatatctcatttaaaaaaaaaaaaaaacgacgtacCTGTATGGGTGAGACTGTGTCTTTCCAGTTGGTAACGTTGTATAAACCTCATGTCACACATGGTACAAGCATAGGGCTTCACTcctgaataaaatacaaatatgttagatgcattttaaaaaaatcaagacatAAAAGTTAAAAGATAAGAAATTGGGTGATTTGTAAGAACATGCTATCTAATTGTATACTGTCGAGACATTACGCCAGATAAAACTGGCAGACATCATAAGTTTTATAActcaataaaatgaatgagagttcaagaaatatatacagtatgtaGGAGCTACTTTAATAACGTTTCGTCTCAGTGCAGACAGTGGTCAATGGTCTAATATTGAAGATTGTGCAAATGCATCATTTCAATGGTCAAGCAGCCAAATACTTATTCAATTAAAGGAAATAGAAATTGACATACTGGAATTACAGACTACTGATGTCTGCCATCAAATCTTGTGTAATGTGCCCACCATTGATGTGTCCTATGATGTTCCATGATAATAAACATGCTATGGTAACATTACAGTTTCAGTTGCAAAGGGGGATATTTTTTGCAGTGGACAGTTTTCCAACAAAGCCTACAGTGTTAATAGACTTTCCATCAATTATATAATCATGTTATTTGTAGGAAATGGGactcaaaaaaaataagttactCATGTTGTTGGTTGGCAATATTCAACGTTTTTAAAGTAAAGGGGGAACAAATGAGGCATACCGGTATGAGTGAGGCTGTGTCTTGCCAAATGGTAACGTTGGAAGAACCTCATGTCACACATGGAGCAAGCGTACGGCTTCACCCCTGAATGCATACAGTACCAAACTTTATTAAAGTGCTCCCGTCAACTAGAAATACATATGTATTGTTTACATGTATGACttaatttgggggaaaaacatgCTATGGATACAATCATATCTATCATGTTTCGAGTCACACACTTATTGATCTTGAGCAGCGCTTCCACTGCATGACACCTACACGGACAACATAAATAGTTAGAGAATTGGACAACGAATTGGAGTACTCCAAAGAATTGGAGTACAACAAGGCAGTGTCCAGGTGAAGTTAACCAATAGGGTATACTAAATTAtcatgtctttttcttttttaaatgtattcaagtTGTGTTACAAGGGAGGGCAAATTTGCAGGGCTTTGTCACTTATGGTCTCGGTCACTAAACTTGGAAACCGAGCAGGTATGGGAACCTGGTTTTGACAGTAAAAAGAGGTTAATAGAGAGTATAACCGTGTAGGGATCGTGCAGTGGAAATGCCTTTGTGTCTCCGTGCTCTGACAGCTAGGGTGAGGCCTATACACTAAAACACTCCACTGTGTGATAACATGAGAGAAGTTAGGAATAAACATGTACCAGTATGTGTCAGAGTGTGTCTTGCCAGGTGGTATCTCTGGAAAAATCTCATGTCACACATGGAGCAAGCATATGGCTTCACCCCTGTACACACAGagcaaaaatgttttgtaaagaGAAAAACGCAACACCACAATCATCTCAACAGGACACGCCCTGTTATTATGTATCCAGACATGCCAAGGGCACTAGCATAAGTATATGACACTAGACGCATAGACCTATTGTTTTCTAGTCTTTCACAATACGGGTTAAGAAAGTTCTAACTTTAAACATGTTTATCTTTGGGATAAAGTCAGAATGTGGCAACTCCATGGAAGCAGCTCCCTGGAACAACAGTTTCATGTTATAAGTTGAATAGTAACCAGCAAGAAGATAAAAAGGCAAGAAAAGGCCAATGGAGGTAGTAATTCAAGCAATCAGGGAGGGTTAATGACTGTTGGGCCAGTATAAAGGTTTACCGGTGTGAGTGAGACTGTGTCTTGCCAAGTGGTAGCGTTGGAAAAATCTCATGTCACAAATGGAGCAAGCGTATGGCTTCACCCCTACACACAAAAAGTATGTCAGTATTAACTTGAAACAACAAATCAGAACCATCAACTCTTCCCTCACGGTGGCTCTCATACATTCAAAAATCCTTCCAGCAACTAATGCTTTGACGTGTGCAATGGTTAGGTAACTTGCCATCAGccacattaaaatgtgtgtgaAGATAGTTTTAGGGGAACAAATTGATAACGCAAAACAGCAGTACTAGAGCATTCAGCGGGGGAAAAGCTGACGTTTCATACTTTTACATGTACACGTATGCAAGATAGAATTGGATGAAAATTGTCtgtcagaacatgtctggatacATCGTTATTTTCTTCCTAAcatttctatatatgtatatatttatgtgtgttttAAAGTAAGTTAATGGCAATATATCTTTACTCTGTCTTTGAAAGAGTGGAGGCACTTCTACAAAAATCTATTGGAGAAGCTAGTGTAAGCGGACGCATACCAGTATGAGTGAGGCTGTGTCTTGCCAGATGGTAACGTTGGAAGAACCTCATGTCACACATGGAGCAAGCGTACGGCTTCACCCCTATATACACAAAGTGACACATTAGCGACGACCTGACTTTGGGATTAAAAGGGACAATCATTAAACGCTTCCTTAGATCCAATTGTGTCTTCTGTTAAATGGAAGGATTTGTTGTGTGAAATCATGACACAAGAACAGCCACACGATGTGAGCCAAGCATGCGTGAACGACACAAACAAGTCAGCAGCAAGACAGCAAAGAAAGGTGGGATACAGCGATCACACTGGCTAGCGAAAGCAGACTCATTCGCACAACTAGTGACTAATGAATGACCTTTTCCACTGGGGAgagtgttgtttattttttttgcttaaggcCAGGCTGCAAAGTGATGACCTGCCCTGACAGTTACGCTTGTCATTCAATTCCTGCTTCTAACGCACAACATTGAAAATAGACCTAAAAACCTTCATTAAAAATCCACCAGAGATAATTAGAACTTAACTACATGAGCTACAGTCGTTGTTGTGCATGTATATGAGGATAGACATCAAGAGACACCATGAAATTGCTTCAATAAAATGCTGGATGAAGGACAACACTGCAAACCAACTGTAACTTAATTCTAACAGGACATTACTTCAAACTGGCAGTGAAGGCTAAAAGCAAGTTGCTGCGTGAATATCACAGATGTAAATTCATCAATCtatcattttccgtaccgcttatccccacaaggttttgggatgtaggaggaaaccggagtacccggagaaaatccacgcatgctccacacaggaaggtccgaaCCTGGGATCGTACCCTTGATCTAAGAACTTCGAGGCCCAAGCGCTAACCAGTCAGTCAAATGGCTGCACGTGAATTAATTAATAAGAAttgttgaaaatattaaaattccattttaCACGAAGCCATCGACAGatcacaaaaatatacaatgcAAAGAAACTAAACCCTCTCATCATGGCTCTGGAACAGATCTGGATATTTGACCAGGAACATTTTGATTctgtcaggatttttttttgtcctggccAACACAAAACAGACAACAGCTCTCAAAAAAGGAGCAATTACTTTGCCATTGTCTTTTTCCGCTGTAGCACTTAAAGCACAACCTTCAACTCAAATGAAGTATATTCACACACCAACTTGCCCAGCCACACGAAATACTGATTTTGAAACATATTTCTCCGTCAATGGAAATTCCATTATTATATCAATGTAATATAtcaacaatagaaaaaaaacaatactgtgGTAGCAACTCCCTTGTTAACATCATACAAGAATTTCCAGTATGAAGCCCATGTTATTGGAATGTCAATATTGCAGATTTGAAGACAGTTCTAAAGTACGTGTATGTTTCTGATACTGGTGTATAAGTGTGTGATAAAGGTATAGTCCAACTTCAAATGAGTTGCAAGGCAATGAGATGACAGCTCACGTGCTAATATAATGTGTTAAGATAGTATATAGaggaaaatattggaaaaacTATATTCAAGTTTAGCTTGAATCTTGTGTATATAAAAGATTCCACAGGGTGTCCTTAACAGAGCAATTtgcaacaatttttttttctcatgtataCTATCTTTCAAATTATCATTCTTCTGGTCAAGGGTTAGACAAAATCCGTGATCCAGATGGATTAGATATCGGCTAAGGCCCAGTGTTAGTACTTAAGGCTAGCCATTGCTTGTGATGGTGTGTACATGAAGCAATTGAGATTAGGATGAATTTTTATGAGATTATAAGAGCAATTTGCTATGCCAAATCATGGTTGGATTGAgaactttccccaaagaatttaaaattcaagaaaaaacatcctaaaatgAGGTAGATTGTGGCTTGAAAACCCCAATAAATTagtctttttaaatattaatatacaagcagatttatttttatgtaaattgaTGCCACCACAAAGCACACCATCTTGATTTGTTGATATCAGTAGAGATATGGAGCTACAGGCTTCACTAACAGATGTCACGACGGCAACCAAGCATATTATCCATTAGTGGATTTCCGTTCAGTTGTTGTTCTGAATATGCATGTGGCGCAGTTGTAGTAGGCATAGGcaatacatattttcatgtttttgttttttctgatgTTATAACAGTGAAGAAAAACATTAACTGAAGCCAGATTTTGCAGGTAATATTTTAGCCACTCAAATGGTATCACACATTTTTCAGCaccctcttgtgaggataagcggtacggaaaaagaatgaatgaataggtgCTGTCATATACCTTCCGCCATAAGGCTTAGAACCGTTAGCATTGTGGATCTTTGGGTTTAGCCAAGTTTCCATGATCATCAAAACTGCAtgttttgtgattattttatgAAAGTGAATGTGTTTAAATTGTTGAAACtgtcttccaaaaaaaagttcttccCTGATATTCTTGTCAACGAACAAAAGGTTCCAAGTCTTTCAACCCTCTTTTgcataaaagacaaaatgaatcaCTGCATGCAGTTCAAGCGTGGTTGCAAAAGAGTAAATCTTGTCTTCCTTAAAACGTTTGACTCAGTATCAAGAAACCATTGTGCATGATAACAAGTAGAATCCAAACATTTGGAATTGATGTGTAGTTTGTGCATTCTGTACAAGTCCAAATATTAAAAGCTGCACTGAAACAACTCATGACAATAAGCAAGGGTTTTCATTACTTGACATTGATGGACCACAATGAGACATCCTCTCTGGAGTAGGTTTACTTGATGCTGAGGAAATAGAACTTAAAAGACTTCAAATGCTGATAGAGAGAATTCACAAAATATCTGActgatcagatttttttttttgcatggtggcTTTGTTGGAAATTACTGTCCACAGACAAAAGAAACTCTGAACACCCAACCATTATTTCAAGTGTCAGACTGAGAGGTAGTTTGGAGTGTATATGCAATATGGGTACGGTTAAAAGACGCATACCCGTGTGAATGAGGCTGTGTCTCTCCAGGTGGTAACGCTGAATAAACCTCATGTCACATACGGCACAAGCATACGGCTTCTCCCCTAAACCGAAGAGCACCAGTTTTAGTTCAAGCCCCCACAGTAACCACTAAAAACTGTGAGGCAAAACCTATTATACCAAACAGGCAATTTTAAGCCTGAACATTGCTATATCCAAACTATTTTAAATGTGCCATATTGAAAGCACTAAGATCAATAGCATAAAGCATACCTGTGTGAATGAGGATATGTCTTTTCAGGTGGTATCCGCTCCTAAATGCTCCGTAGCAGTGATCACAAATAAAGTTTTTCTGCACTTTGGAAGATGGACCATTCTCATCTCCACCTGTCCCCTGAGGAGGACAATAATAAATAGTCATTTAGCAACACTCCTTGTGCACCAGTCGTAAACTAATATGTTTGTTTCCATACCTTTCCCCGACAATCTCGTCaatgaaaagtaaaacaaagtcatacatatataaatatcctACAGTCGAGGTGTACTTTTGGAACTTTTTCAGGATAGGGAAGAAATTTACATTCCCTTCCAAACGGCCATGGTGCTGCTCCCCATACTATCCACACAACTGCTGTTATTGTGCAGTGCTCTGCCGCACTCCCCTCCCCCCGCTTTCCTCTCCAGAGGCCTCCACCCCCTCCATGTCTTCCTTACACtcctccccccacccccacacacacaaacaaatgtgCAGACTAGGGAGAGCCCCAAGAGGGGGAGCGCGCCGAGACCGTTCCCTGTTTTGCAATCACAGTCACTGACcttccctcccctcccctcttgTTCTCTCACTTTACAGGGCGCCACTGATttcctgttcttttttttctgctgcagGTCTTCATTGGTCCTCATGTCCTTCTCGTCCAGCAGGCGCGGCGCTTGGAATTCACCCTCCTTCCGTATCAGCTAAAATAAAGCACACAGAATGGAGAATGACTTCAAATTTTGCTGAgtttctttatctttttttttttaaacccctttACATTTCCTACATGTATCATTCACAAATCCAGTACTGAAAATGTGCAGAATTTGCCCGGTTTGAACAAACGGTCCAAACTTTtccaatatttaaaatgtgtcatctaAAGAAAGCAATGCAACCCGTATTTTTCCAGTGATTTATCCTAACCAGAGGTGGACAGCTCATGCCAGAGGGGAGGATCATGTGACTCTGGGGACCACGGTCAGATCCGTCTCTCTGTGGCGGTGCGTGTCCGAGTGGGGCCATCATCTTTTTGGGTGGAGCTGCCATGGTGCTAGCCTGCATCAAGGCCATGCTGGAGAGCACCGCTTCACAGCCAAGCAGACCGGCCTGGGAAGTTACACATTTAGGATTAAGCGTCAGGCGGCCTTGCAGCTAACTGCACAGCATTGATCAACGACCACATCCTGAGTGACATAAGAGTGATCATCAAAAGTGACTTGCAACCACTTTGGTGTTATAAAACACAAACCCATTTCATATGGTCGCGGACTGAGCTGCTGGGCAGATGTGACATTGCTGTTGTAACGGTGTGTGTGAGCGCAGGGACAGGGGTGGGGACAAGGTCATCCAGAGAGCCGTCAGTCAGGATGGTCAGGCTGGTGGGAAGCCACACCCACCTCACTCATCTAGCATTCAAactgaagaagaggaggatgtGGATGAAATAGACAACACGTGGAATAAGAACAGCAtcatttattgtctttataACTACGTGTTCCCTATGGCTCACGTTTATTCAAGTACTGGCTCGTGGTATGATACATGTATCATTTTTATAATCAAAATTGACACAATTAAGCCATATTGCAGTATAATGGGGCTCTTATTGGCTACAAGGATCTTAGATCAAATGTGATGACATGGTAAATAATCTATACTCCTAATCAATAATCAATACAGAAATATATGGAAATAACCGACAACATAAATATAATGGAACGTGTTGACGGAGTATTGTGATATGGATTCATATGAGAAAAATACTTTTAGTCCACCACAATGTTGTAAAAATGATAAACAATTGCATTTCATTGGTCTTTTCCcgtgtcttttattttgttggcTGAAACAATGGTCAAAAATATGAAACGTAGTGAAGTACGAGTGGTTATAAATTAATTCTCAGATTTGACTAAAATCTAAACAGGATATTTGCAAAACGTTCCATAATAATGGGGGTCCAGAATTGCTACTAATTATTTTACTTGGCTTAATGCATATAGTTGATAAATGGTTGAGATCAAGAACAATGGTCGCAACCAAAGTTAAACATATACCAACTACATTGTAAGTATTTGCATGCTACATTTAGCTTGCTTAGCTAACCTTCTCACCACTTGTTACTGTGTAATAAAACGAACATCACtacttttgaagacaaaatGATAGATTTTGGACCGTGTTATGGGTAAAATTGACCCTTAGTACATTTTATTcaggaaaaatgtaaatataatttCTACATTTTGCAGGGCACGGCCTTCGCGCTCCAACCAAACCTGACGCTGGTTTAGCGGAGGTTGAACGGGCCACTTCAATCTTACAAATCGCATGCTATTTTCCGTcacttcatcttttttttacacgtACAAGCCCGACGAAAGTATTCGCCGAGAAGAGAGATTGAAACGAATGTGTTTTCTCCGTGAATGTTGAAGACAAAGCGCAAGGCGCTCGAGACTAGATGGGGGCGATAACGACGCTCATAATGGCCGTCGTGCAGACTCCCCCTTTCGACGAACAAGCTAACGTTAGCCACCCGAGCTAAAACATCGAGTAAATGTCTCTCATCCAGTCTGGCCCTTAGGAGGGCGTCTAGAGCggaacagaaaaatgaaatgcaaaaaccCAGCGAGTGCAGAAAAGGCAAATCAAAGCGTGATCGGTTACCTTGCAGCTTATTTCGGCCGACGATTTTCCAAGAGCGTCTAGTTTACAAACACAGGAAACGCCACAGGATGTAAGGACCCACTCCCCCACGCAGCAGCAACAGCATAGCCCGAGCCTCCTCGAGCCAAGAGATCATCTTCTTCAATCACCCAGTGGCCTCAACGAGCTCCTATACGTTTTTTGGAAGCATTTAGACAGTCGATCGCGGCATTGACTCTGCGTTTTGATTCTAATGGtgcggttgttgttgttgttttttttcgtgGGAGTAGCCCTCGCGCAATTTACTGCGGACAGAGGTGCGATCATACACTGAGAGAAGCAGATGGAGGAAGGGAAGAAGGGGAGGAGAGTAGTACTCCGCTGTTGTCAGGCCATTCTCACGTCCTACGTCACACCTAATATTTCTCAccccagaaaaaatatataactcgACT
Encoded here:
- the znf740a gene encoding uncharacterized protein znf740a isoform X21 gives rise to the protein MSHLPSSSVRDHMKWAGLLGCEAVLSSMALMQASTMAAPPKKMMAPLGHAPPQRDGSDRGPQSHMILPSGMSCPPLLIRKEGEFQAPRLLDEKDMRTNEDLQQKKKNRKSVAPCKVREQEGRGGKGTGGDENGPSSKVQKNFICDHCYGAFRSGYHLKRHILIHTGEKPYACAVCDMRFIQRYHLERHSLIHTGVKPYACSMCDMRFFQRYHLARHSLTHTGVKPYACSMCDMRFFQRYHLARHTLTHTGVKPYACTMCDMRFIQRYQLERHSLTHTGVKPYACTMCDKRFFQRYHLARHSLTHMGVKPYACTMCDMKFCQRYHLTRHSLTHTGVKPYACTICDKRFFQRYHLARHSLTHMGVKPFACTMCDMRFVQRYHLARHSLTHTGVKPYACTMCDKRFFQRYHLARHSLTHLGVKPFACTMCDMRFVQRYHLARHSLTHTGVKPYACSMCDMRFIQRNHLERHSLTHTGEKPFACDMCDMRFIQRYHLERHKRVHSGEKPYQCERCQQNFSRTDRLLRHRRLCQGRGVAKVENQPCCEPRQYAQEAPPAPPTWSPMHPPTGRLAV
- the znf740a gene encoding uncharacterized protein znf740a isoform X6, with amino-acid sequence MSHLPSSSVRDHMKWAGLLGCEAVLSSMALMQASTMAAPPKKMMAPLGHAPPQRDGSDRGPQSHMILPSGMSCPPLLIRKEGEFQAPRLLDEKDMRTNEDLQQKKKNRKSVAPCKVREQEGRGGKGTGGDENGPSSKVQKNFICDHCYGAFRSGYHLKRHILIHTGEKPYACAVCDMRFIQRYHLERHSLIHTGVKPYACSMCDMRFFQRYHLARHSLTHTGVKPYACSICDMRFFQRYHLARHSLTHTGVKPYACSMCDMRFFQRYHLARHTLTHTGVKPYACSMCDMRFFQRYHLARHSLTHTGVKPYACTMCDMRFIQRYQLERHSLTHTGVKPYACTMCDKRFFQRYHLARHSLTHMGVKPYACTMCDMKFCQRYHLTRHSLTHTGVKPYACTICDKRFFQRYHLARHSLTHMGVKPFACTMCDMRFVQRYHLARHSLTHTGVKPYACTMCDKRFFQRYHLARHSLTHLGVKPYACSMCDMRFIQRNHLERHSLTHTGEKPFACDMCDMRFIQRYHLERHKRVHSGEKPYQCERCQQNFSRTDRLLRHRRLCQGRGVAKVENQPCCEPRQYAQEAPPAPPTWSPMHPPTGRLAV
- the znf740a gene encoding uncharacterized protein znf740a isoform X31; the encoded protein is MSHLPSSSVRDHMKWAGLLGCEAVLSSMALMQASTMAAPPKKMMAPLGHAPPQRDGSDRGPQSHMILPSGMSCPPLLIRKEGEFQAPRLLDEKDMRTNEDLQQKKKNRKSVAPCKVREQEGRGGKGTGGDENGPSSKVQKNFICDHCYGAFRSGYHLKRHILIHTGVKPYACSMCDMRFFQRYHLARHSLTHTGVKPYACSMCDMRFFQRYHLARHSLTHTGVKPYACTMCDMRFIQRYQLERHSLTHTGVKPYACTMCDKRFFQRYHLARHSLTHMGVKPYACTMCDMKFCQRYHLTRHSLTHTGVKPYACTICDKRFFQRYHLARHSLTHMGVKPFACTMCDMRFVQRYHLARHSLTHTGVKPYACTMCDKRFFQRYHLARHSLTHLGVKPFACTMCDMRFVQRYHLARHSLTHTGVKPYACSMCDMRFIQRNHLERHSLTHTGEKPFACDMCDMRFIQRYHLERHKRVHSGEKPYQCERCQQNFSRTDRLLRHRRLCQGRGVAKVENQPCCEPRQYAQEAPPAPPTWSPMHPPTGRLAV
- the znf740a gene encoding uncharacterized protein znf740a isoform X40, with translation MSHLPSSSVRDHMKWAGLLGCEAVLSSMALMQASTMAAPPKKMMAPLGHAPPQRDGSDRGPQSHMILPSGMSCPPLLIRKEGEFQAPRLLDEKDMRTNEDLQQKKKNRKSVAPCKVREQEGRGGKGTGGDENGPSSKVQKNFICDHCYGAFRSGYHLKRHILIHTGEKPYACAVCDMRFIQRYHLERHSLIHTGVKPYACTMCDMRFIQRYQLERHSLTHTGVKPYACTMCDKRFFQRYHLARHSLTHMGVKPYACTMCDMKFCQRYHLTRHSLTHTGVKPYACTICDKRFFQRYHLARHSLTHMGVKPFACTMCDMRFVQRYHLARHSLTHTGVKPYACTMCDKRFFQRYHLARHSLTHLGVKPFACTMCDMRFVQRYHLARHSLTHTGVKPYACSMCDMRFIQRNHLERHSLTHTGEKPFACDMCDMRFIQRYHLERHKRVHSGEKPYQCERCQQNFSRTDRLLRHRRLCQGRGVAKVENQPCCEPRQYAQEAPPAPPTWSPMHPPTGRLAV
- the znf740a gene encoding uncharacterized protein znf740a isoform X30, producing the protein MSHLPSSSVRDHMKWAGLLGCEAVLSSMALMQASTMAAPPKKMMAPLGHAPPQRDGSDRGPQSHMILPSGMSCPPLLIRKEGEFQAPRLLDEKDMRTNEDLQQKKKNRKSVAPCKVREQEGRGGKGTGGDENGPSSKVQKNFICDHCYGAFRSGYHLKRHILIHTGEKPYACAVCDMRFIQRYHLERHSLIHTGVKPYACSMCDMRFFQRYHLARHSLTHTGVKPYACTMCDMRFIQRYQLERHSLTHTGVKPYACTMCDKRFFQRYHLARHSLTHMGVKPYACTMCDMKFCQRYHLTRHSLTHTGVKPYACTICDKRFFQRYHLARHSLTHMGVKPFACTMCDMRFVQRYHLARHSLTHTGVKPYACTMCDKRFFQRYHLARHSLTHLGVKPFACTMCDMRFVQRYHLARHSLTHTGVKPYACSMCDMRFIQRNHLERHSLTHTGEKPFACDMCDMRFIQRYHLERHKRVHSGEKPYQCERCQQNFSRTDRLLRHRRLCQGRGVAKVENQPCCEPRQYAQEAPPAPPTWSPMHPPTGRLAV
- the znf740a gene encoding uncharacterized protein znf740a isoform X35, coding for MSHLPSSSVRDHMKWAGLLGCEAVLSSMALMQASTMAAPPKKMMAPLGHAPPQRDGSDRGPQSHMILPSGMSCPPLLIRKEGEFQAPRLLDEKDMRTNEDLQQKKKNRKSVAPCKVREQEGRGGKGTGGDENGPSSKVQKNFICDHCYGAFRSGYHLKRHILIHTGEKPYACAVCDMRFIQRYHLERHSLIHTGVKPYACSMCDMRFFQRYHLARHSLTHTGVKPYACSICDMRFFQRYHLARHSLTHTGVKPYACSMCDMRFFQRYHLARHTLTHTGVKPYACSMCDMRFFQRYHLARHSLTHTGVKPYACTMCDMRFIQRYQLERHSLTHTGVKPYACTMCDKRFFQRYHLARHSLTHMGVKPYACTMCDMKFCQRYHLTRHSLTHTGVKPYACTMCDKRFFQRYHLARHSLTHLGEKPFACDMCDMRFIQRYHLERHKRVHSGEKPYQCERCQQNFSRTDRLLRHRRLCQGRGVAKVENQPCCEPRQYAQEAPPAPPTWSPMHPPTGRLAV
- the znf740a gene encoding uncharacterized protein znf740a isoform X36; translation: MSHLPSSSVRDHMKWAGLLGCEAVLSSMALMQASTMAAPPKKMMAPLGHAPPQRDGSDRGPQSHMILPSGMSCPPLLIRKEGEFQAPRLLDEKDMRTNEDLQQKKKNRKSVAPCKVREQEGRGGKGTGGDENGPSSKVQKNFICDHCYGAFRSGYHLKRHILIHTGEKPYACAVCDMRFIQRYHLERHSLIHTGVKPYACSMCDMRFFQRYHLARHSLTHTGVKPYACSICDMRFFQRYHLARHSLTHTGVKPYACSMCDMRFFQRYHLARHTLTHTGVKPYACSMCDMRFFQRYHLARHSLTHTGVKPYACTMCDMRFIQRYQLERHSLTHTGVKPYACTMCDKRFFQRYHLARHSLTHMGVKPYACTMCDMKFCQRYHLTRHSLTHTGVKPYACSMCDMRFIQRNHLERHSLTHTGEKPFACDMCDMRFIQRYHLERHKRVHSGEKPYQCERCQQNFSRTDRLLRHRRLCQGRGVAKVENQPCCEPRQYAQEAPPAPPTWSPMHPPTGRLAV